From Cotesia glomerata isolate CgM1 linkage group LG2, MPM_Cglom_v2.3, whole genome shotgun sequence, a single genomic window includes:
- the LOC123260110 gene encoding uncharacterized protein LOC123260110 — MVSKVNNVEEERIACNGVLITRRILLASGTCIYENFKLYKHDYAFIYNDQLMKIIIDENNIFFNENLSRNFDPSLRNFALIINKEEMNPQYAIEYFYHFARNDDKINFTDCVVQTPSDLTTLDEAHSCMSSEYSDTINRVKNVNKINCPNIDSLWCAVSRAAENGCLVCKEPLKWCSSLSVRSGAAMRREARRVVAEGSVLFCSVPYTKPNSRAIQLAYNLYVFYAVNEPTSQHILEIYDVQHTTYDVRCPHPQI, encoded by the exons ATGGTGAGTAAGGTGAATAATGTAGAAGAAGAAAGAATTGCTTGCAACGGTGTATTAATCACTCGACGGATATTACTTGCTTCAGGAACTTGTATTTACGA aaatttcaaattatacaAACATGATTACGCATTCATCTATAATGATCAActcatgaaaataataattgatgaaaataatattttcttcaatgaaaatttaagcCGAAATTTTGATCCGTCTTTACGTAATTTTGcgttgataattaataaagaagaaatgaatCCACAGTATGCAATTGAATATTTCTATCATTTTGCTAGGAATGATGATAAGATCAATTTCACGGATTGTGTAGTTCAGACACCTTCAGATTTAACTACTTTAGATGAAGCACATTCTTGTATGTCTTCGGAGTATAGTGATACAATTAATAGAGTAAAGaatgtcaataaaataaactgtCCAAATATCGACAGTTTATGG TGTGCCGTATCACGGGCGGCAGAGAACGGATGTCTGGTGTGTAAGGAACCGCTAAAATGGTGTTCGTCGTTATCAGTTAGATCTGGAGCGGCGATGCGAAGAGAAGCACGCCGAGTAGTCGCTGAGGGTTCTGTTCTGTTCTGTTCTGTTCCCTACACTAAGCCTAACAGCCGTGCAATACAGCTCGCTTACAACCTCTATGTATTTTATGCTGTAAATGAACCTACCTCCCAACACATCCTCGAGATATACGACGTACAACATACGACATACGACGTACGATGCCCACATCCACAGATATAA